The nucleotide window ACTGCTTGCGAATACTAAGGAAACGTTTGTATTCACAATTCATTtcagttcatctcaatttatctcattattatttattactatttaataattttaactcataaattttattactattcacaattcatctcattactattcacaatccatttcaactcatctcaagtcatcttcaaatccaaacgttTCCTAACTCTGTAAATAACTAAGATCTcgaatttttaatttagtaatgtTACGTTAAgtctttatttatattataagtctagttaattttatctctaaatttttttaaaattataataatatttttattaaaatagtattttttttatttaataaaagacttGTACATAGAGTctccatttaaaaattataaataaaatttctttttttaataataagagaGGGTGAGTATCAGATTTCTTTAAATCCattttagtttaataaaaaagctgtaagaatatttaatttaaaagaagtgCTATATctgtaaaaagataaaaataaatttataaattgacgtaatttcatgtaatatattaaatttattttataataaaaataattttataatttaatatatcaaatcaAGTTAATTTATGGgcttaatttaataaaattttattgtgattaaaatatttctattgaTCTAGTTGCTGAATGCGAGAATATCGTATTAACAcagttataataaaaataagacgAGGGACTGAAAAACAGAAATAATTAGTTATCTCAACGCTTGACGGAGATGAACGTAACAGACACactaatattatattgttttgaatgttttgattcatttttcaGCAAAGACAAGTTCGCCATGTGCCCCTCGTAAttaaattgaaagagaaatccCACTacataaattaacaaatagaGATGAAGACAAGACGTACATCATCGGCCATCTGTCCTGAGTAACGAGTTTGGCCctactctctatctctctctgtttctccgTGCATGCTAATTGTCAATTggtatgttctaactaaatagaataataaaataaataaatagatattataatttattcttaCGTTTACATGTGTAGAGTACCACGTTAGCACGTGCAAAAAGTATTCGTATTTATCCCGTACTTCTATTACTAGTCTAATAAATAAACCTACAAAAACagctttaattaaaaaactagtttgtctatatatatagttttctctcatggatatatatatatatatatatatattttttaatgttgagAAACCTCAATAAAGCAAATCCATACAGAGTAGATTTTGGTCCTATCTattgcattttcaaaaaaatttctccaCATAATTGATTAAATCGTTGATTTTTCACAAGGAAGTATGGTCTCAAATAATtgtttacatatataaaatattgaatattagaTCTTGAAAGAAATAATACCCCAAGACTTGAAAGAAGTATGGTcccaaatattctataaaatattaaatattagatcTTAAAAGAAGTATGGTCCCAAATAATCGTTGATATTAGATCTTGAAAGAAGTAAATCTTTCATCACTTGGGCCAATcccttataatttttaaagtattGTTATTCTAAGTCATCTACACCATATACGGTTTATGTGGCATAATTTGATgtgtaagattaattttaaaatttgaatcttaaaaatcaaattttaacctttaagtgATGTAAATAGAATGCTCTACATGATAGTgacttgataataaaataactataatatttatatgttttatttcaaaatttaagtttacaaaatttttattttgaaattagtgtaatctataaataatttaaaaagtaagggttaattcttattttttacgGTGATAATCAGTATTTGAGTATCAAATTAATGTAGTCATCATCTGTACaattaatgaataatgttaATTAACGAAAAAGATGTCGAgccgagctagctagctagctagctaggcacaTGTTAATTGGTCTTGCACATGTCGCCTAATTTAATCATCCTTCGGAAACATCGATcctatatatgtttgtatgttttttGTCGCATAATGATCAGCGAATATTACTGTAAATATTTCTGAACGAGAATTTACATACATGTATTTTTCTACACAACAAGCTAATAAATCCCACTACTTTGAACtaaaaaatgatcaaataaTTGATTTTCTCTGCCAATCAAACTAAGTGGTGTACCGAGCGAATtcattcattaattttcttgttaattccTTGATGATCTATACCAAACTCTGAAGATTATcctctttttttatcttttcttgggcaagtttaatttgaaaattaaccAAGAATGGGAAAGATGAGCTCCCAGTTTTCTTgataaagaaagagaagagcTTTGGTGATTCCGTGATTGAGGCTGCACATGGCATGGCAGTCGTGGGTCCTATGATCTGAAATCTTATATTTAATGCAATCTACGTGTCAAATCACTGTTGTTTTTTCTACCTCGAGGCCTGTGTTCTAACAAATAGGAGATAAAAATCATAAGATCtgattataaataagaaaaatgaaaattttcacgATATGTTTTATAagagatattattttataaataatacggAGAGAAATCATTAAtccaattataaataatataccGAATGAGAGAAGAATGCCGTATTATGAATTATTTAGGCAAACAAGTTTTATTGATAAGTAATTTAGGCAAAAGAGGATAAAAAAAAGGTCGAAAGAGAGAGTAGTCATGAAAAGGATGTAAGATGAGAGAAAAGACGAGCGGCACTGCAAGTCTGCAATGCTTAATTAACCACTCGTTCGAAGGTGTCGGAAATGAGGCAGAGATCTTCGGTTTTCTTCCACTTAATTCAAAATTACAGGAGGAAAAAATGTTCCCAAGTCATCAGACATAAATGCATCTAGATATACATGAAACTCCTGATCTTGGATAGATTAcgatattttatcattatttagtGTTTTCCACACTTCAATTCTAATATAAAGTTTGTTAAAATCTCTCAAGAGATCCAGTGGAGAGAGCAAGCAAATAAACGCCTTTGGACATGACAATCAATCATGTTTTTCTCTCAGACCCCAAAACCAGGGGCATCTTTATCTGCATTTCATAGAAATATGGCAGATTAAAGCATCTGATCAGAGCACTCAAACCTTCAACAAAagcaagaaattaaattaagtcAAGTTTAAACACAAATCctatacacaaaaaaaaaaaaaaaccccatttTCTTGGGCAACAGATGCTATATAGCATTGacataatcatcatcatcatcatcaacaacaACAGCAAAGCCTTTTGCTGGTTTTACCGCCAGAAATAATTATATGTTCCTGGAAGTAGTACTTATTTAGTAATACAATTCCAAGCGCCTAGAACACAAAGTACAGAAGTACTTCCTCTTGATCTTGAAACAGATGGGAAGAAAACAGAACTTCCACTGCCTCTCAATGTCTATGGCTTGCACTTTCCCTCCACAGAAAGGGCATGATCCAGGAGCTTGCTGCGTACCCAACTCCCTGTCTTCCTCATCACACACGAACAGAAACCACATTTTCCTTGGCGGCCTTCTCTTTGTTTCAGTACTGTGACTCTCAGCCTTCTTTGGTGCGTTGGCCAGATGGGGTGCACCTCCTAATTGCTTGCCTTGGATCTGAGATTTAAGAAGCGAAGTTGGATAGTGAGGTTGGGAAAAGTGCGGCCTTGTAATGGTGGCGGggtctatatatagagagaggGTATTCTGATTGGTTCGGAATAATTCTATTCCCGGACTAGTTCTCCGTCTTATTTTCTTACCCAGcaaagtttcttttcttttaatatacaaaatagaaaaatagttttaaaaacatTCTTTTAACTCCTCTccttttatctaatcattataatttttttaaaattttaaataaaatataataaataatttaattattttaaatttaaaaataaaattatattttaataatattttatttaactttcatctcatcttatcttaactcaatttattatttaaatctctCTTAAGACAGtctaaaaaaagattatattagaaattttttatgatagaGCTTACTGTTTTCCAAAAGGATTGTAGAAAACTTGTATAATCTAGATTTCTATCTAATTCTGCTCTTTAAAGAGTGATAAAATTATCACATTTtacgtaataaaataaaaaggagacCAGAGTTTAATATATAGCACTTTTGTTCAACTTCGCCAatccaaagtttttttttaatgtaaaaaggTGTTGCAAACGTGATGTGATGGAGTACGTTGGTTGCCAAGAACTGAATGAAGAAAGTAAAAGAAGCCGAAAACGACGAAGAAAGGGGAATGCAATTTCGGCACGTTTAATAGCATATTGGCATACGACAGCTGGGAACCACCCAAAACTAATCCTGTCCATATATTAACGCCTCTGcttcattaaaattatcttttaaatttgataaaaagtacgtaatttttataaatttaaaattttttaatcataattttatattaaattaatcattaaattcatcaaaataataatataatattatttttttaataaaaatatttttatttttttatattttataattacactaattatatattaattaataatttaatttaatttttacattattattacaaaacgGTTAGAGAGTAAAcgtaaataaaaaagatatttagagattaaaaatgaataaaaaatagatttgataatgaataataaatttttaaatttgaagaa belongs to Juglans regia cultivar Chandler chromosome 8, Walnut 2.0, whole genome shotgun sequence and includes:
- the LOC109015725 gene encoding uncharacterized protein LOC109015725, which translates into the protein MWFLFVCDEEDRELGTQQAPGSCPFCGGKVQAIDIERQWKFCFLPICFKIKRKYFCTLCSRRLELYY